A window of Corallococcus macrosporus DSM 14697 contains these coding sequences:
- a CDS encoding type 1 glutamine amidotransferase, with translation MRAVVFQHEEHEGPGLLGPVLQEAGFTLVPRFRAVRREDVDAELLVVMGGRMAVYESDQHPFLRQELGILMARLAYERPCLGFCLGAQLLASAAGADVFPGKNGLEVGVGPVRWTADAQKDPVLSGARPRAAVAHWHGDTYQPVPDATLLASTDRYTQQAFRLGTSYGFQFHLELTATEMGRWIDLEADSLQQRGKNLQELKAQLPKLKAAEADNTEVLHRLAHHFARVAAGR, from the coding sequence ATGCGCGCGGTGGTGTTCCAGCACGAGGAGCACGAAGGGCCCGGCCTGCTGGGGCCGGTGTTGCAGGAGGCGGGCTTCACGCTGGTGCCGCGCTTCCGCGCCGTGCGCCGGGAGGACGTGGACGCGGAGCTGCTGGTCGTCATGGGCGGCCGCATGGCCGTCTACGAGTCGGACCAGCATCCCTTCCTGCGGCAGGAGCTGGGCATCCTGATGGCGCGGCTCGCCTATGAGCGCCCCTGCCTGGGCTTCTGCCTGGGCGCCCAGCTCCTCGCGTCGGCGGCCGGCGCGGACGTGTTCCCCGGCAAGAATGGCCTCGAGGTCGGAGTGGGCCCGGTGCGTTGGACGGCGGACGCGCAGAAGGACCCCGTGTTGTCCGGGGCCCGTCCGCGCGCGGCGGTGGCGCATTGGCACGGGGACACGTACCAGCCAGTCCCTGACGCGACGCTGCTGGCGTCCACGGACCGCTACACCCAGCAGGCCTTCCGGCTGGGAACGTCCTATGGCTTCCAGTTCCACCTGGAGCTGACCGCCACCGAGATGGGCCGGTGGATCGACCTGGAGGCGGACAGCCTCCAGCAGCGCGGGAAGAACCTCCAGGAGTTGAAGGCGCAGCTCCCCAAGCTGAAGGCCGCGG
- a CDS encoding ribonuclease H-like domain-containing protein — MDLKRKLARLTSVGPGGKAPPRPAVAEPRAEEPAGTTAESNVSEALARLAQARRMDEPPSTQAEPGVPAALARLAQARRMEAPSQPDAGDSPTAPAGQGTPAPATIGAEAQVPTSARAHPAPRPSTSSPAPEAAAPRPSDPRIDSLRRLLSDWSERQGQAAARRGTPPPAPPGPLPVESRATAHGTIHVSERIHTPEHRHGSAPVAAALDVEGPLVASLALHADLAGVDFQRMLFLDTETTGLAGGTGTVPFLVGLAWFEGRSLKVHQLFLRRLGEEAPMLRALAERMATSSCLVTFNGKSFDWPLLRTRFVLNRVPAPAELPHLDLLHCARRVFKHRGAGARLVHLEDQVLGFRRVDDVDGSLIPDLYFRYLRGGDGASLTPVLEHNVNDLLLLAALLGELVRRFRAGGAGASVPRGEDPRDLLGFAGVALRARDYERAQAFARAAAAGDTGAVGIEALALASRLSRKAGDAAAAAAHLHQALNTAQGFQAAALHLQLTKLYEHDLKDLARALHHAKLASAAELPADHHRRILRLEARLARSTRAASLDLGMERPRSGT; from the coding sequence GTGGACCTGAAGCGCAAGCTGGCGCGCCTGACGAGCGTGGGCCCCGGGGGCAAGGCGCCCCCGCGTCCCGCCGTGGCGGAGCCGCGCGCGGAGGAGCCAGCCGGCACCACCGCCGAGTCGAACGTGTCCGAGGCGCTGGCGCGGTTGGCGCAAGCCCGGCGCATGGACGAGCCGCCCTCGACGCAGGCTGAGCCGGGCGTGCCCGCGGCCCTGGCGCGATTGGCCCAGGCCCGGCGCATGGAAGCTCCGTCGCAACCTGACGCGGGCGACTCCCCAACGGCGCCTGCCGGGCAGGGGACACCCGCCCCAGCGACCATCGGCGCTGAGGCGCAGGTCCCCACCTCCGCGCGAGCGCATCCGGCTCCGCGGCCGAGCACCTCCAGCCCGGCGCCGGAAGCAGCCGCGCCCAGGCCGAGCGATCCCCGGATCGACAGCCTGCGCCGTCTGCTGTCGGACTGGTCGGAGCGCCAGGGCCAGGCCGCCGCGCGCCGGGGCACGCCGCCTCCCGCGCCTCCGGGGCCGCTGCCCGTGGAGTCCCGCGCCACGGCCCACGGCACCATCCACGTCTCCGAGCGAATCCACACGCCGGAGCACCGCCATGGCTCCGCCCCGGTGGCGGCGGCCCTGGACGTGGAAGGGCCGCTGGTCGCCAGCCTCGCGCTGCACGCGGACCTGGCGGGCGTGGACTTCCAGCGGATGCTCTTCCTGGACACGGAGACCACGGGCCTGGCGGGCGGCACCGGCACCGTGCCCTTCCTGGTGGGCCTCGCGTGGTTCGAGGGCCGCTCGCTCAAGGTCCACCAGCTCTTCCTGCGGCGCCTGGGCGAAGAGGCCCCCATGCTGCGCGCCCTCGCCGAGCGCATGGCCACGTCCTCCTGCCTCGTCACCTTCAACGGCAAGAGCTTCGACTGGCCGCTGCTGCGCACGCGCTTCGTCCTCAACCGCGTCCCCGCGCCCGCCGAGCTGCCACACCTGGACCTGCTCCACTGCGCCCGCCGCGTCTTCAAGCACCGGGGCGCCGGGGCGCGGCTGGTCCACCTGGAGGACCAGGTCCTGGGCTTCCGCCGCGTCGACGACGTGGACGGCTCGCTGATTCCGGACCTGTACTTCCGCTACCTGCGCGGCGGGGACGGCGCCTCGCTGACGCCCGTGCTGGAGCACAACGTCAACGACCTGCTGCTCCTGGCGGCCCTCCTGGGAGAGCTCGTCCGCCGCTTCCGCGCGGGCGGCGCCGGCGCCTCGGTGCCCCGGGGCGAGGACCCTCGCGACCTGCTCGGCTTCGCGGGCGTGGCGCTGCGGGCCCGTGACTACGAGCGCGCCCAGGCCTTCGCCCGGGCCGCGGCGGCGGGGGACACCGGCGCCGTGGGCATCGAGGCCCTGGCCCTGGCCTCCCGCCTGTCCCGCAAGGCGGGAGATGCCGCGGCCGCGGCGGCGCACCTGCACCAGGCGCTCAACACCGCCCAGGGCTTCCAGGCCGCGGCGCTGCACCTGCAGCTCACCAAGCTCTACGAGCACGACCTCAAGGACCTCGCGCGGGCGCTGCACCACGCGAAGCTGGCCTCGGCGGCGGAGCTGCCCGCGGACCACCACCGCCGCATCCTGCGCCTGGAGGCGCGGCTCGCCCGGAGCACCCGGGCGGCCTCGCTGGACCTGGGAATGGAGCGTCCCCGCTCGGGAACCTGA
- the tesB gene encoding acyl-CoA thioesterase II — MSRVLDELLSLLKLEKIEENLFRGRSQDLGFRQLFGGQVLGQALSAGSQTVPADRHVHSLHGYFLRPGDASLPVVYTVDRVRDGGSITTRRVVAVQKGEPILTMIASFHGDEEGFAHQAPMPEVPGPEGLATEQELLGRLKDRIPEALREKFLGDKPIEIRPVAPSDPFNPEAKAPIKHVWFRANGDLPEDPQVHRYVLAYASDFNLISTALQPHAASFFQPRILGASLDHALWFHGDLKVGDWLLYAMDSPWAGNARGLSRGSVYTRDGRLVASVAQEGLLRIRKPKA; from the coding sequence ATGAGCCGAGTCCTGGACGAGCTGTTGTCACTCCTCAAGCTGGAGAAGATCGAGGAAAACCTGTTTCGAGGCAGGAGTCAGGACCTGGGGTTCCGCCAGCTCTTCGGCGGCCAGGTGCTGGGGCAGGCGCTGTCCGCGGGCAGCCAGACGGTGCCGGCGGACCGCCATGTCCACTCCCTGCATGGGTACTTCCTGCGGCCGGGGGACGCGTCGCTCCCGGTCGTCTACACGGTGGACCGGGTGCGGGATGGCGGCAGCATCACCACCCGCCGCGTGGTGGCGGTGCAGAAGGGCGAGCCCATCCTGACGATGATCGCCTCGTTCCATGGAGACGAGGAGGGCTTCGCCCACCAGGCGCCCATGCCGGAGGTGCCAGGGCCGGAGGGGCTGGCCACCGAGCAGGAGCTGCTGGGCCGCCTGAAGGACCGCATCCCGGAGGCGCTGCGGGAGAAGTTCCTGGGCGACAAGCCCATTGAGATCCGCCCCGTGGCCCCGAGCGATCCGTTCAACCCGGAGGCGAAGGCGCCCATCAAGCACGTGTGGTTCCGGGCCAACGGCGACCTGCCGGAGGACCCGCAGGTGCACCGCTACGTGCTGGCCTACGCGTCCGACTTCAACCTCATCAGCACCGCGCTCCAGCCCCACGCGGCCAGCTTCTTCCAGCCCCGCATCCTGGGCGCCAGCCTGGACCACGCCCTGTGGTTCCACGGCGACCTGAAGGTGGGCGACTGGCTGCTGTACGCCATGGACAGCCCCTGGGCGGGCAACGCGCGCGGCCTGTCGCGAGGCAGCGTCTACACCCGCGACGGCCGGCTGGTGGCCTCGGTGGCCCAGGAAGGGCTGCTGCGCATCCGCAAACCCAAGGCCTGA
- a CDS encoding FKBP-type peptidyl-prolyl cis-trans isomerase — MKITKDSVVSIDFRLHLGDGKAVDESEPGEPLVYLQGHEEIVPGLEKALDGKSRGDTLQVTVGPDEGYGDYDPEGVEEVPKTEFPEGLELVAGGVLSATDPDGDEVDFFIKEVKADSVLVDFNHPLAGKTLHFEVTVRDVRAATAEELEHGHAHGPHDHH; from the coding sequence ATGAAAATTACCAAGGACAGCGTCGTCTCCATCGATTTCCGCCTCCACCTCGGCGACGGCAAGGCCGTGGACGAGAGCGAGCCCGGGGAGCCGCTCGTCTATCTGCAGGGACACGAGGAGATCGTCCCGGGCCTGGAGAAGGCGCTCGACGGCAAGTCGCGCGGTGACACCCTCCAGGTGACGGTGGGCCCCGACGAGGGCTACGGCGACTACGACCCCGAGGGCGTCGAGGAGGTCCCCAAGACGGAGTTCCCGGAGGGCCTGGAGCTGGTGGCCGGCGGCGTGCTGAGCGCCACGGACCCGGACGGGGACGAGGTGGACTTCTTCATCAAGGAAGTGAAGGCCGACTCCGTGCTGGTGGACTTCAACCACCCGCTGGCCGGCAAGACGCTGCACTTCGAGGTGACGGTGCGTGACGTCCGCGCCGCGACGGCCGAGGAGTTGGAGCACGGCCACGCCCACGGCCCGCACGACCACCACTGA
- a CDS encoding bile acid:sodium symporter family protein, with protein MQSNVFTAVLMPLALAVIMLGLGLTLTLADFKRIIVYPRAILVGLVCQMLLLPVACLGIAHAFALPPELAVGLMLLAASPGGATANLFSHLARGDVALNITLTAVNSALSLVTLPLIINLSLMHFMDDGRAVPMQFAKVVQVVLIVLVPVSVGMLIRSRSASAAQRMDKPIRVLSTAFLVAVIGASVYTERENALGFFRQVGPAALAFNLVSLAVGYFVPVLLRLPRKQAVAIGMEIGIHNGMLAIAIALSPTLLANSTMAIPPAIYSLIMYFTAAAFGFYVSRRYADEQSPAVDRTPTSLPEKVS; from the coding sequence ATGCAGTCGAATGTCTTCACGGCGGTGCTCATGCCGCTGGCGCTGGCCGTCATCATGCTCGGGCTTGGCCTGACGCTGACGCTGGCGGACTTCAAGCGGATCATCGTCTACCCCCGCGCCATCCTGGTGGGCCTCGTCTGCCAGATGTTGCTGCTGCCGGTGGCCTGTCTGGGCATTGCCCACGCCTTTGCATTGCCGCCAGAGCTGGCGGTGGGGTTGATGTTGCTGGCGGCCTCTCCTGGCGGCGCGACGGCGAACCTCTTCAGCCACCTGGCCCGGGGGGACGTGGCGCTCAACATCACGTTGACGGCGGTGAACAGCGCGCTGTCGCTCGTCACGCTGCCGCTGATCATCAACCTGTCGCTCATGCACTTCATGGACGACGGCCGCGCGGTGCCCATGCAGTTCGCGAAGGTGGTGCAGGTGGTGCTCATCGTGCTGGTGCCGGTGAGCGTGGGCATGTTGATCCGCTCGCGCAGCGCTTCGGCGGCGCAGCGGATGGACAAGCCCATCCGCGTGCTGTCCACCGCCTTCCTCGTCGCGGTGATTGGCGCGTCCGTGTACACCGAGCGGGAGAACGCGCTGGGCTTCTTCCGCCAGGTGGGGCCCGCGGCGCTCGCCTTCAACCTGGTGAGCCTGGCGGTGGGCTACTTCGTCCCCGTCCTGCTGCGCCTGCCGCGGAAGCAGGCGGTGGCCATTGGAATGGAGATTGGCATCCACAACGGGATGCTTGCGATTGCCATCGCGCTCAGCCCGACGCTGCTGGCGAATTCGACCATGGCCATCCCGCCGGCCATCTACAGCCTCATCATGTACTTCACCGCGGCGGCGTTCGGCTTCTACGTGAGCCGGCGCTACGCGGACGAGCAGTCCCCCGCAGTAGACCGCACCCCCACGTCACTCCCCGAGAAGGTGTCTTGA